A section of the Phycodurus eques isolate BA_2022a chromosome 4, UOR_Pequ_1.1, whole genome shotgun sequence genome encodes:
- the oprd1b gene encoding opioid receptor, delta 1b yields MEFPTFPPSATYVSLSPLNASIPDSLLPGPPKCAGANWTDGADGTNGTNGTGASVGRDTARVVIAVCITALYSLICVVGLLGNVLVMYGVVRYTKMKTATNIYIFNLALADALATSTLPFQSANYLMSTWPFGELLCKVVIAIDYYNMFTSIFTLTMMSVDRYVAVCHPVRALDFRTPAKAKIINICIWILSSVIAVPVMIMAVTKVTDKGNVDCRIIFPQPDWYWDTVTKICVFIFAFLVPVLVITVCYGLMILRLKSVRLLSGSKEKDRNLRRITRMVLVVVAAFIICWTPIHIFIIVRTMVKIDHKNLLVMASWHLCIALGYTNSSLNPVLYAFLDENFKRCFRDFCLPYRTRTTQHSFSRGRNTTREPVSVCGPSTGGRPPA; encoded by the exons atggagTTCCCCACTTTCCCTCCGAGTGCCACGTACGTGTCGTTAAGTCCGCTGAACGCCAGCATCCCCGACTCGCTCCTGCCCGGACCGCCGAAATGCGCCGGGGCCAACTGGACCGACGGCGCCGACGGCACCAACGGCACGAACGGCACCGGCGCGTCCGTGGGTCGCGACACGGCCAGGGTGGTCATCGCCGTGTGCATTACCGCCCTGTACTCGCTCATCTGCGTGGTGGGGCTGCTGGGCAACGTCCTCGTCATGTACGGCGTGGTCAG GTACACCAAGATGAAGACGGCCACCAATATCTACATCTTCAACCTGGCCCTGGCGGACGCCCTGGCCACCAGCACCTTGCCCTTCCAGAGCGCCAATTACCTGATGAGCACGTGGCCGTTCGGGGAGCTGCTGTGCAAAGTGGTCATCGCCATCGACTACTACAACATGTTCACCAGCATCTTCACGCTCACCATGATGAGCGTGGACCGCTACGTGGCCGTGTGTCACCCTGTGAGGGCCCTGGACTTCCGCACTCCGGCCAAGGCCAAGATTATCAATATCTGCATCTGGATCCTATCGTCGGTCATCGCGGTCCCTGTGATGATCATGGCCGTTACCAAGGTGACAGACAAAG GCAACGTGGATTGCAGAATTATCTTTCCACAACCAGACTGGTACTGGGACACCGTGACTAAAATCTGTGTGTTCATCTTCGCCTTCCTGGTGCCCGTGCTCGTCATCACCGTCTGCTACGGTCTGATGATCCTGCGGCTAAAGAGCGTCCGTCTCCTCTCCGGATCCAAAGAGAAGGACAGGAACCTGAGGCGGATCACCCGGATGGTCCTCGTAGTGGTGGCAGCTTTCATTATTTGCTGGACTCCCATACACATCTTCATCATCGTCAGGACCATGGTGAAAATCGACCACAAGAACCTCCTGGTGATGGCGAGCTGGCATCTGTGCATCGCCCTAGGCTACACCAACAGCAGCCTCAACCCGGTCCTTTACGCCTTCCTGGATGAGAACTTCAAGAGGTGCTTCAGGGATTTCTGCCTGCCCTATCGCACACGTACGACGCAGCACAGCTTCTCCCGTGGCCGCAACACCACCAGAGAGCCCGTGTCCGTTTGCGGCCCCTCCACCGGAGGCAGACCGCCCGCATGA